In Vibrio lentus, the genomic stretch GAAAGGCGATTGGACAACACCAAGTGAAAGTGTCACTCAATACTTACAAAGTAATGGGCGATTTGGTGTGCCATTTAATATCGTTTATGGCCCGAGCTATAAAAATGGTATTCCATTGCCCGTGATTCTAGACAGTGACACTGTTATTCAAGCCATCGACGCTGCGAGATAATTGATGAAGACGCCCAACAACGAACAAAAGCCTAGCTCTGCTGAAGATAACGCTGTAAAGGCTGAAACCAAAAAGCCAAGCCGTCTTAAGAAGTGGGGAAAGGAACTCGTTTCAATGATACTGATCGTTGGCGTGGTTTCGTTTGCCATGGATTTTTACCACAGCAGAAGCATGCCTCAAGGAGACGCGATTCCAATCGTGGGTCAGTCGATCCAAGGTGAGGATATTGATGTTATCGAGCTAAGCAAAAGCGGTAAGCCCGTTATTGTCTATTTTTGGGCGACTTGGTGTAGCGCGTGCAAATTGGTGAGCCCGACGGTTAATAGCTTCAGCGACTCCCATCAAGTAGTTTCTGTCGCACTTTCATCTGGCCCTGACGAACGTGTTCAGCGCTTCTTAGGCGCCAAAGAGTATGACTTCCCTGTTATCAATGATCTCTCTGGATCGATCAGCAGAAGTTGGGGAGTCAATGTCACGCCAAGTATTGTCATCATCAAAGATGGAAAGATTAGCAGTATCGCAACCGGCGTTACTTCCCCTATTGGCCTGTGGTTAAGAACCTACTTTGCATAACTCGCTCACTAAGAAAAACAGAGCAGAGCAAATGAACCGATTAAAGCCAATTTAACAAACAATAATACCGTGAGCGCGACCCAAAACGCGCTCACGATTATCAAGAATTAGAGAATAAACAACATGAAAAAACATCTGATTAGCACACTGATTTTAGGCTCACTAATGAGCACAAGTGCCTTCGCTGAGTTAAGCACAGAACAAACCCAGCAACTCGAAGAAATTAACCAGTTCCTGAAGGAGAATCCTTCTACGATTTCAGGGCTGCATACAAGTTTAGAGCAGTATGTCGCTGGTCAAGCGCAAGCAAAGAAAGCTCAAGCAGAGAGTCACGACTGGTTGTATAACAATGACGCTCACCCAATCACGAGCAACCCTGACGGAAAATCAGTCATCGTTAACTTCACTGACTACAACTGCCCTTTCTGTAAACGCTTAGAGAAAGGCTTAGTGAAATTAGCTTCTGAAAATAGTGATATCAAAATCATCAATGTGTACTTGTCATTTAAGCAGCAACAAGTAGATGGCCTTGATACCAATGCAGCTCTATACGCGATGAAAGTATGGAAGGATAACCCAGCAGCCTTCCCTGAAGTCAACAGACTGCTGATGGCAAAAAGTGGTAGCCATACAAAATCTTCACTACAAGCTGTGGCGAAGAAAACGGGAACAGAAGCCCAGTTGGACACTACAGATGAACAAAAGAACACGCTAATGACCAACCATCAAACCTTTAGCGCTCTGGGTTTAACAGGAACGCCAACGATGATGATGAATGATCAGGTGCTACCGGGCTATGTACCTTACGATCGACTAAAAGATATTGTGGATGATGCTTTTTAATCAAG encodes the following:
- a CDS encoding protein disulfide oxidoreductase; amino-acid sequence: MKTPNNEQKPSSAEDNAVKAETKKPSRLKKWGKELVSMILIVGVVSFAMDFYHSRSMPQGDAIPIVGQSIQGEDIDVIELSKSGKPVIVYFWATWCSACKLVSPTVNSFSDSHQVVSVALSSGPDERVQRFLGAKEYDFPVINDLSGSISRSWGVNVTPSIVIIKDGKISSIATGVTSPIGLWLRTYFA
- a CDS encoding DsbA family protein; its protein translation is MKKHLISTLILGSLMSTSAFAELSTEQTQQLEEINQFLKENPSTISGLHTSLEQYVAGQAQAKKAQAESHDWLYNNDAHPITSNPDGKSVIVNFTDYNCPFCKRLEKGLVKLASENSDIKIINVYLSFKQQQVDGLDTNAALYAMKVWKDNPAAFPEVNRLLMAKSGSHTKSSLQAVAKKTGTEAQLDTTDEQKNTLMTNHQTFSALGLTGTPTMMMNDQVLPGYVPYDRLKDIVDDAF